Proteins found in one Microcella daejeonensis genomic segment:
- a CDS encoding SDR family NAD(P)-dependent oxidoreductase: protein MTRALITGATAGIGAEFARQLAARGDDLVLVARTAARLDALAAELRAAHPVSVEVLAADLLDEAGLARVDARLAQAEHPVDLLINNAGYGLAGDFVDNTLEQERRHHALHVTVPLQLSHTALRGMLARRRGRVVLISSVAAFTPRGTYGAAKAWGVSFARWANLRYRSRGVSVTAVCPGFVRTEFHERMGVAVDGIPRALWLEAPRLVRLALRGIDRGRSVVIPTARYRALAGLARVLPDRLAAVGGFRGGSADATPTPASGAL from the coding sequence ATGACCCGCGCGCTCATCACCGGGGCCACCGCCGGCATCGGCGCCGAGTTCGCGCGCCAGCTCGCCGCGCGGGGCGACGACCTCGTGCTCGTGGCGCGCACGGCCGCACGGCTCGATGCTCTCGCGGCCGAGCTGCGCGCCGCCCACCCGGTGAGCGTCGAGGTGCTCGCGGCCGATCTGCTCGACGAGGCGGGCCTCGCGCGGGTGGATGCCCGGCTCGCCCAGGCGGAGCATCCCGTCGACCTGCTCATCAACAACGCCGGGTACGGCCTCGCCGGCGACTTCGTCGACAACACCCTCGAGCAGGAGCGGCGGCACCACGCCCTGCACGTCACCGTCCCCCTGCAGCTGAGCCACACGGCCCTGCGGGGCATGCTCGCCCGGCGCCGCGGCCGGGTGGTGCTCATCTCGAGCGTGGCCGCCTTCACGCCGCGCGGCACCTACGGCGCGGCGAAGGCCTGGGGCGTCTCCTTCGCCCGCTGGGCGAACCTGCGCTACCGATCGCGCGGGGTGAGCGTCACGGCGGTCTGCCCAGGCTTCGTGCGCACCGAGTTCCACGAGCGGATGGGCGTCGCGGTCGACGGGATCCCGCGCGCGCTGTGGCTCGAGGCCCCGCGACTGGTGCGCCTGGCGCTCCGCGGCATCGACCGCGGCCGCTCGGTCGTCATCCCGACCGCCCGCTACCGCGCGCTCGCGGGTCTCGCCCGGGTGCTGCCCGATCGCCTGGCCGCCGTCGGCGGGTTCCGAGGGGGGAGCGCCGACGCGACGCCCACGCCGGCGTCGGGCGCGCTCTAG
- a CDS encoding MerR family transcriptional regulator — MSEVRRSDDRYDMELLFTDGLPELDDQAGYRGAVAARAAGISYRQLDYWARTELVEPTVRGASGSGTQRLYGFRDILVLKLVKRLLDTGISLQQIRTAVNQLREAGVSDLAQTTLMSDGASVYLCTSDHEVIDLVSRGQGVFGIAVGKVLREVESTLVELDSTPAEDPSDELAARRATRAS; from the coding sequence ATGAGCGAAGTCCGCCGCAGCGATGATCGCTACGACATGGAACTGCTCTTCACCGACGGCCTGCCCGAGCTCGACGACCAGGCCGGCTACCGCGGGGCGGTCGCCGCCCGCGCCGCCGGTATCTCCTACCGCCAGCTCGACTACTGGGCCCGCACCGAGCTCGTCGAGCCCACCGTGCGCGGCGCCTCCGGCTCGGGCACGCAGCGCCTCTACGGCTTCCGCGACATCCTCGTGCTCAAGCTCGTCAAGCGCCTCCTCGACACCGGCATCTCGCTCCAGCAGATCCGCACCGCCGTCAACCAGCTGCGCGAGGCGGGCGTCAGCGACCTCGCTCAGACGACGCTCATGAGCGACGGCGCGAGCGTCTACCTCTGCACCTCCGACCACGAGGTCATCGACCTCGTCAGCCGCGGCCAGGGCGTCTTCGGCATCGCCGTCGGCAAGGTTCTGCGCGAGGTCGAGAGCACCCTCGTCGAGCTCGACTCCACCCCGGCGGAGGATCCCTCCGACGAGCTCGCCGCGCGCCGCGCGACCCGCGCCTCCTAG
- a CDS encoding CDP-alcohol phosphatidyltransferase family protein, whose protein sequence is MSEHPVPVPAPGPAVSDRVLTIPNLLSAVRLLLVPVFLVLVLAGEDVAALVVIIISSASDYLDGIIARRFDQMTRLGRLLDPAADRLFILAAVIGLAVREVVPWWLVIVLVGRDVMLVLLGVVLAQHRYGPLPVHHLGKLATFALFYALPILVLGQAFPEVGAFTDPLGWALALWGAFLYWWAGALYLRQTLDLVRGSEPWRPVASDRVDDSRRSTDG, encoded by the coding sequence GTGAGCGAGCACCCCGTCCCCGTGCCGGCCCCCGGGCCCGCGGTGAGCGACCGCGTGCTCACCATCCCGAACCTGCTGAGCGCCGTGCGCCTGCTGCTCGTGCCGGTGTTCCTCGTGCTCGTGCTCGCGGGCGAGGACGTGGCCGCCCTCGTCGTCATCATCATCTCCTCGGCGAGCGACTACCTCGACGGCATCATCGCTCGTCGCTTCGACCAGATGACCCGTCTCGGGCGGCTGCTCGACCCGGCGGCCGACCGACTCTTCATCCTCGCCGCGGTGATCGGACTGGCCGTGCGCGAGGTCGTGCCGTGGTGGCTCGTCATCGTGCTCGTCGGGCGCGACGTCATGCTCGTCCTGCTCGGCGTGGTGCTCGCCCAGCACCGCTACGGCCCGCTCCCCGTCCACCACCTCGGCAAGCTCGCGACGTTCGCGCTCTTCTACGCCCTGCCGATCCTCGTCCTCGGGCAGGCCTTCCCCGAGGTGGGGGCGTTCACGGATCCGCTCGGCTGGGCGCTCGCGCTCTGGGGCGCCTTCCTGTACTGGTGGGCGGGTGCGCTGTACCTGCGCCAGACGCTCGATCTGGTCAGGGGATCGGAGCCGTGGCGCCCGGTCGCATCCGATAGGGTTGACGACTCAAGGAGGTCGACCGATGGCTGA
- the ftsR gene encoding transcriptional regulator FtsR: protein MVARSAAARSGAAGPALLSIGQVLAKLSPEFPDLTPSKLRFLEEQQLVTPQRTESGYRKFSGADVDRVRFVLAMQRDHYLPLKVIRGYLADLDAGRTPTLPMGGPVPVPSMLATERRFSRDELQREAGAGPALLGDAITASLIAPAETYGDDAVQVLKALVELQRSGIEPRHLRGFRAAAERELGLIESALIPVARRADPSSRARAAELAREIAAQLEIVRSSLIRSALGRLQS, encoded by the coding sequence GTGGTCGCACGGTCCGCCGCAGCCCGGTCGGGCGCCGCGGGGCCGGCACTGCTGAGCATCGGACAGGTGCTCGCGAAGCTGAGCCCCGAGTTCCCCGACCTCACGCCCTCGAAGCTGCGCTTCCTCGAGGAGCAGCAGCTCGTCACCCCGCAGCGCACCGAGTCGGGCTATCGCAAGTTCTCCGGCGCCGACGTCGACCGGGTGCGCTTCGTGCTCGCCATGCAGCGCGACCACTACCTGCCGCTCAAGGTCATCCGGGGCTACCTCGCCGATCTCGACGCGGGGCGCACTCCGACGCTGCCGATGGGCGGCCCGGTGCCCGTGCCGTCGATGCTCGCCACCGAGCGCCGCTTCAGCCGCGACGAGCTGCAGCGCGAGGCGGGCGCCGGCCCTGCCCTGCTCGGCGACGCGATCACGGCATCCCTCATCGCCCCCGCCGAGACGTACGGCGATGACGCGGTCCAGGTGCTCAAGGCGCTCGTCGAGCTGCAGCGCTCGGGGATCGAGCCGCGTCACCTGCGCGGGTTCCGCGCGGCGGCGGAGCGCGAGCTCGGGCTCATCGAGAGCGCCCTCATCCCCGTCGCCCGACGGGCGGACCCGTCGAGCCGCGCCCGTGCCGCCGAGCTCGCCCGCGAGATCGCGGCGCAGCTCGAGATCGTGCGCTCGAGCCTGATCAGATCGGCCCTCGGCAGGCTACAGTCGTAG
- a CDS encoding FHA domain-containing protein, with translation MAEIPPTHPAGITPDGDPGAGSSDENRQDTTVHLGAEFAAQLAAMEAGVSLEEQEAIAALPSGSALLIVRRGPTLGARFLLDADVTVAGRHPDADIFLDDVTVSRKHAEFARSGKTFVVRDLGSLNGTYFNGERFDGSAPLVDGSEVQVGKFRLTFYASRSDLPGA, from the coding sequence ATGGCTGAGATTCCGCCCACGCATCCCGCGGGCATCACCCCCGATGGCGATCCCGGCGCGGGGTCCTCCGACGAGAACCGTCAGGACACCACCGTCCACCTCGGTGCCGAGTTCGCGGCGCAGCTCGCGGCCATGGAGGCCGGCGTCTCGCTCGAGGAGCAGGAGGCCATCGCGGCGCTCCCCTCCGGCTCCGCACTCCTCATCGTGCGGCGCGGCCCCACTCTCGGCGCCCGCTTCCTGCTCGACGCCGACGTCACGGTCGCGGGCCGTCACCCCGACGCCGACATCTTCCTCGACGACGTCACGGTCTCGCGCAAGCACGCCGAGTTCGCCCGCTCGGGCAAGACCTTCGTCGTGCGCGACCTCGGCTCGCTCAACGGCACCTACTTCAACGGCGAGCGCTTCGACGGCTCGGCTCCGCTCGTCGACGGCTCGGAGGTGCAGGTCGGCAAGTTCCGCCTCACCTTCTACGCCTCCCGCTCCGACCTCCCGGGCGCCTAG
- a CDS encoding ParA family protein — MHVLSISSLKGGVGKTTVTLGLASAAFSRGLRTLVVDLDPQSDASTGMDIQIAGHLNVADVLSSPKEKIVRQAIAPSGWTRGRQGTVDVLIGSPSAINFDGPHPSIREIWKLEEALAHVEADYDLVLIDCAPSLNALTRTAWAASDRVVVVTEPGLFSVAAADRALRAIEEIRRGLSPRLQPLGIIVNRARVQSLEHQFRIKELRDMFGPLVLAPQLPERTSLQQAQGAAKPLHIWPGESAQEMARNFDQLLDRVMRTGRLGEYAQR, encoded by the coding sequence GTGCACGTACTGAGCATCAGCTCCCTGAAGGGCGGCGTGGGAAAGACCACGGTGACGCTCGGGCTGGCATCGGCGGCGTTCTCGCGGGGTCTTCGCACCCTGGTGGTCGACCTCGATCCGCAGTCGGATGCGTCCACCGGCATGGACATCCAGATCGCCGGACACCTCAACGTCGCCGACGTCCTCTCCTCCCCCAAGGAGAAGATCGTGCGGCAGGCCATCGCCCCCTCCGGGTGGACGCGGGGCCGCCAGGGCACGGTCGACGTTCTCATCGGGAGCCCCTCGGCGATCAACTTCGACGGACCGCACCCGAGCATCCGCGAGATCTGGAAGCTCGAGGAGGCCCTTGCCCACGTCGAGGCCGACTACGACCTCGTGCTCATCGACTGCGCCCCCTCGCTCAACGCCCTCACCCGCACGGCCTGGGCCGCGAGCGACCGCGTCGTCGTCGTCACCGAGCCCGGCCTGTTCTCGGTCGCCGCCGCCGATCGGGCCCTGCGCGCGATCGAGGAGATCCGCCGCGGCCTCTCCCCCCGGCTGCAGCCCCTCGGCATCATCGTCAACCGCGCCCGGGTGCAGAGCCTCGAGCACCAGTTCCGCATCAAGGAGCTGCGCGACATGTTCGGGCCGCTCGTTCTCGCCCCTCAGCTGCCCGAGCGCACCTCGCTGCAGCAGGCCCAGGGCGCCGCGAAGCCCCTGCACATCTGGCCGGGCGAGAGCGCCCAGGAGATGGCGCGCAACTTCGACCAGCTGCTCGACCGCGTCATGCGCACGGGGCGGCTCGGGGAGTACGCGCAGCGCTAG
- a CDS encoding pyruvate carboxylase, giving the protein MFRKILVANRGEIAIRAFRAAYELGAKTVAVFPYEDRNSMHRLKADEAYQIGEPGHPVRAYLDVDEIIRVAKLAGADAIYPGYGFLSENPDLAQAAADAGITFIGPPRSVLEMAGNKVTAKEKAIAAGVPVLKSSPATTDIQVLLDAADEIGFPVFAKAVAGGGGRGMRRVERREDLEDALKAAMREADSAFGDATMFVEQAVVRPRHIEVQILADAHGGTVHLFERDCSVQRRHQKVVEIAPAPNLDEGVRQAMYRDAIAFAKSIGYVNAGTVEFLLDTAGERAGEHVFIEMNPRIQVEHTVTEEVTDVDLVQSQMRIAYGQTLAELGLEQESIHLRGAALQCRITTEDPASGFRPDTGKITTYRSPGGAGVRLDGGTIASGAQISPHFDSMLAKMTCRGRDFAAAVSRSRRGLAEFRIRGVTTNIPFLQAVLDDPAFQAGDLSTSFIEERPHLVRSNASKDRGTKVLSWLADVTVNQPHGAGTGIIDPALKLPTVDLEASAPEGSRQRLLELGPEGFSRALRAQTALAVTDTTFRDAHQSLLATRVRSRDLTAVMPHVARLTPQLLSVEAWGGATYDVALRFLGEDPWQRLAAMREALPNVAIQMLLRGRNTVGYTPYPTEVTDAFVAEAAATGIDVFRIFDALNDVDQMRPAIDAVLATGSTVAEVALCYSGDLLDPAEDLYTLDYYLRLAERMVESGAHILAIKDMAGLLRAGAAEKLVAALRERFDLPVHVHTHDTAGGQLATLLAAARAGADAVDAASAPLAGTTSQPSLSALVAALAHTERDTGIPLEAVTDLEPYWESVRRAYAPFESGLPGPTGRVYTHEIPGGQLSNLRQQAIALGLGDRFELIEDWYAAANRILGRPTKVTPSSKVVGDLALQMAAAGADPADFEQNPQNYDIPDSVIGFMAGELGDLPGGWPEPFRSKVLEGRTVKIGTTPLTDEQRAKLAGSTDDRRLMLNQLLFAQPTQQFLQVREQYGDLSVLATPDYLYGLKPGVEHTIEIERGVSLFISLEAIGEPDEKGMRSVMATLNGQMRPVTVRDRSIAVDAVSAEKADPAQPGQIAAPFMGVVTLKVAEGEKVAVGQTVATIEAMKMEAAITAPVAGTVQRLAVPATQQVEAGDLLVVVG; this is encoded by the coding sequence ATGTTCCGGAAAATCCTGGTCGCCAACCGCGGAGAGATCGCGATCCGCGCCTTCCGCGCCGCCTACGAGCTGGGGGCCAAGACGGTCGCCGTCTTCCCCTACGAGGACCGCAACTCTATGCATCGGCTGAAAGCTGATGAGGCGTACCAGATCGGCGAGCCGGGGCACCCCGTCCGGGCCTACCTCGACGTCGACGAGATCATCCGCGTCGCGAAGCTCGCCGGCGCCGACGCCATCTACCCGGGCTACGGGTTCCTCAGTGAGAACCCCGACCTCGCCCAGGCCGCCGCCGACGCCGGCATCACCTTCATCGGCCCGCCCCGCTCGGTGCTCGAGATGGCCGGCAACAAGGTGACGGCGAAGGAGAAGGCGATCGCGGCGGGCGTCCCGGTGCTCAAGTCGAGCCCGGCGACCACCGACATCCAGGTGCTGCTCGACGCCGCCGACGAGATCGGGTTCCCCGTGTTCGCGAAGGCCGTCGCGGGCGGCGGCGGGCGCGGCATGCGCCGCGTCGAGCGCCGGGAGGATCTCGAGGACGCGCTCAAGGCCGCCATGCGCGAGGCCGACAGCGCCTTCGGCGACGCGACCATGTTCGTCGAGCAGGCCGTCGTGCGCCCCCGGCACATCGAGGTGCAGATCCTCGCCGACGCCCACGGCGGCACCGTTCACCTGTTCGAGCGCGACTGCTCGGTGCAGCGCCGCCACCAGAAGGTCGTCGAGATCGCGCCGGCCCCGAACCTCGACGAGGGCGTGCGCCAGGCGATGTACCGCGACGCCATCGCCTTCGCGAAGTCGATCGGCTACGTCAACGCGGGCACGGTCGAGTTCCTGCTCGACACCGCGGGGGAGCGCGCGGGCGAGCACGTCTTCATCGAGATGAACCCGCGCATCCAGGTCGAGCACACCGTGACCGAGGAGGTCACCGACGTCGACCTCGTGCAGTCGCAGATGCGCATCGCCTACGGCCAGACCCTCGCCGAGCTCGGGCTGGAGCAGGAGAGCATCCACCTGCGCGGCGCGGCCCTGCAGTGCCGCATCACGACGGAGGACCCGGCGAGCGGCTTCCGCCCCGACACCGGCAAGATCACGACCTACCGCTCGCCCGGCGGCGCCGGCGTGCGCCTCGACGGCGGCACGATCGCCTCCGGCGCGCAGATCTCGCCCCACTTCGACTCGATGCTCGCGAAGATGACCTGCCGCGGTCGCGACTTCGCCGCAGCCGTCTCCCGCTCGCGTCGCGGCCTCGCCGAGTTCCGCATCCGCGGCGTGACCACGAACATCCCCTTCCTGCAGGCCGTGCTCGACGACCCCGCGTTCCAGGCGGGCGACCTCAGCACCTCCTTCATCGAGGAGCGGCCGCACCTCGTGCGCAGCAACGCCTCGAAGGATCGCGGCACGAAGGTGCTCAGCTGGCTCGCCGACGTCACCGTCAACCAGCCGCACGGCGCCGGAACCGGCATCATCGACCCCGCGCTCAAGCTGCCGACGGTCGACCTCGAGGCGTCGGCGCCCGAGGGATCGCGCCAGCGCCTGCTCGAGCTCGGCCCCGAGGGCTTCTCCCGCGCGCTGCGCGCGCAGACCGCCCTCGCCGTCACCGACACGACCTTCCGGGATGCCCACCAGTCGCTCCTCGCCACGCGGGTGCGCTCGCGCGACCTCACCGCGGTCATGCCGCACGTCGCGCGGCTGACGCCGCAGCTGCTCAGCGTCGAGGCCTGGGGCGGAGCGACCTACGACGTCGCCCTCCGATTCCTGGGGGAGGACCCGTGGCAGCGTCTCGCGGCCATGCGCGAGGCCCTCCCGAACGTCGCCATCCAGATGCTGCTGCGCGGGCGCAACACGGTCGGCTACACGCCGTACCCGACCGAGGTGACCGACGCCTTCGTCGCCGAGGCCGCCGCGACGGGCATCGACGTCTTCCGCATCTTCGACGCGCTCAACGACGTCGACCAGATGCGGCCCGCGATCGACGCGGTGCTCGCCACGGGATCCACGGTGGCCGAGGTGGCGCTGTGCTACTCGGGCGACCTGCTCGACCCGGCCGAGGACCTCTACACGCTCGACTACTACCTGCGGCTCGCCGAGCGGATGGTCGAGTCGGGCGCGCACATCCTCGCCATCAAGGACATGGCGGGCCTGCTGCGCGCCGGCGCGGCCGAGAAGCTCGTCGCCGCGCTGCGCGAGCGCTTCGACCTGCCGGTGCACGTGCACACGCACGACACCGCCGGCGGCCAGCTCGCGACCCTGCTCGCGGCCGCGCGCGCCGGAGCCGACGCGGTCGACGCCGCGAGCGCCCCCTTGGCGGGGACGACCTCGCAGCCCTCGCTCTCGGCGCTCGTCGCCGCGCTCGCGCACACCGAGCGCGACACGGGCATCCCGCTCGAGGCCGTCACCGATCTCGAGCCGTACTGGGAGTCGGTGCGCCGGGCCTACGCGCCCTTCGAGTCGGGCCTGCCGGGCCCCACGGGGCGCGTCTACACGCACGAGATCCCCGGCGGCCAGCTGTCGAACCTGCGCCAGCAGGCCATCGCTCTCGGGCTCGGCGACCGCTTCGAGCTCATCGAGGACTGGTACGCCGCGGCGAACCGCATCCTCGGCCGACCCACCAAAGTGACCCCCTCGTCGAAGGTGGTCGGCGACCTCGCGCTGCAGATGGCGGCGGCGGGAGCCGACCCGGCCGACTTCGAGCAGAACCCGCAGAACTACGACATCCCCGACTCGGTCATCGGCTTCATGGCCGGCGAGCTGGGCGATCTGCCGGGCGGCTGGCCCGAGCCCTTCCGCTCGAAGGTGCTCGAGGGTCGCACGGTCAAGATCGGCACGACCCCCCTCACCGACGAGCAGCGCGCGAAGCTCGCCGGCTCGACGGACGACCGGCGTCTCATGCTCAACCAGCTGCTCTTCGCCCAGCCGACGCAGCAGTTCCTGCAGGTGCGCGAGCAGTATGGCGACCTCTCGGTGCTCGCCACCCCCGACTACCTCTACGGGCTGAAGCCCGGGGTGGAGCACACGATCGAGATCGAGCGCGGCGTGAGCCTCTTCATCTCGCTCGAGGCGATCGGCGAGCCCGACGAGAAGGGCATGCGCAGCGTCATGGCGACGCTCAACGGGCAGATGCGCCCGGTGACGGTGCGCGACCGCTCGATCGCGGTGGACGCCGTGAGCGCGGAGAAGGCCGATCCCGCCCAGCCCGGCCAGATCGCGGCGCCGTTCATGGGGGTCGTGACCCTCAAGGTCGCCGAGGGCGAGAAGGTCGCCGTCGGCCAGACGGTCGCCACGATCGAGGCCATGAAGATGGAGGCGGCGATCACCGCCCCCGTCGCGGGCACCGTGCAGCGGCTCGCCGTGCCGGCCACGCAGCAGGTCGAGGCGGGGGATCTGCTCGTCGTCGTGGGCTGA